The proteins below come from a single Syntrophorhabdus sp. genomic window:
- a CDS encoding 23S rRNA (adenine(2503)-C(2))-methyltransferase RlmN (23S rRNA m2A2503 methyltransferase; methylates the C2 position of the A2530 nucleotide in 23S rRNA; may be involved in antibiotic resistance), which produces MEEFFGLTLSRLEAQIGALGKEKYRARQLFRWVYNQGNLDFREMTNIPKSLRSVFSEMFSLDT; this is translated from the coding sequence ATGGAAGAGTTTTTCGGTCTCACCCTTTCCCGTCTCGAGGCGCAGATAGGAGCGCTTGGCAAGGAGAAGTATCGCGCCCGCCAGCTCTTCCGCTGGGTCTACAACCAGGGGAACCTCGATTTCCGGGAGATGACGAACATCCCCAAGAGCTTGAGGAGCGTCTTCTCGGAGATGTTCTCCCTCGATACC
- a CDS encoding FecR domain-containing protein: protein MKIAAGTVTMVLILLVLGVGLHASPPGAVYVNYVEGSVEHIAANSVRGVPAKANRALAEGEAILVAGPGNAEVFIRDGSVLRVAGGSRLKVLSIERGAVHFLLESGKAHVNYKGLKGYPLFFSTPSAEVDVFDRSTFRVDVSGASETEVSVFAGELYVVQPKGRMKIIVGTRLVMRKDGRAPVYTTNRPADEWDKWNKARDGATELPASGGSEPRQSTMRPAPAGPDPGAAVAAFPPEAIPAPAVTHEYIYVGVGPAWGYSWYPYRYPYRPYAWRWWGPRYPVWSGYRRWHGPPRGYWGHRGHPPRRHWR, encoded by the coding sequence ATGAAGATAGCGGCAGGAACGGTAACGATGGTTCTCATCCTCCTCGTGCTTGGTGTGGGCCTGCATGCTTCCCCTCCCGGCGCCGTTTACGTGAACTACGTCGAGGGCTCCGTCGAGCACATCGCAGCCAATTCCGTCAGGGGAGTGCCGGCTAAAGCCAACAGGGCCCTTGCCGAAGGTGAGGCCATCCTGGTGGCGGGGCCGGGTAACGCGGAGGTCTTCATACGTGACGGCAGCGTGTTGAGGGTCGCCGGAGGGAGTCGGCTCAAGGTCCTCTCCATCGAGCGCGGGGCGGTTCACTTCCTGCTCGAGAGCGGCAAGGCCCATGTCAACTATAAGGGCCTCAAGGGATATCCCCTCTTTTTCAGCACGCCTTCCGCTGAGGTTGACGTGTTCGACCGGTCCACCTTCCGCGTGGATGTCAGCGGGGCGTCAGAGACGGAGGTGTCGGTCTTTGCCGGCGAGCTCTACGTCGTCCAGCCGAAGGGCAGGATGAAGATCATCGTTGGGACGCGCCTCGTCATGAGGAAGGATGGCAGGGCCCCCGTTTACACCACGAACAGGCCGGCGGACGAATGGGACAAATGGAACAAGGCGAGGGATGGGGCTACAGAACTTCCTGCGAGTGGTGGGAGCGAACCCCGGCAGTCGACAATGCGTCCCGCGCCGGCCGGTCCAGACCCGGGTGCGGCGGTGGCCGCTTTCCCTCCCGAAGCGATCCCGGCACCAGCAGTCACTCATGAGTACATCTATGTCGGGGTAGGTCCGGCATGGGGCTATTCCTGGTATCCCTACCGCTATCCGTATCGACCCTATGCGTGGCGTTGGTGGGGTCCCCGATATCCCGTATGGTCGGGCTACCGGCGGTGGCACGGTCCTCCCCGGGGTTACTGGGGTCACCGCGGCCATCCTCCCCGCCGCCATTGGCGTTAA